Proteins encoded by one window of Companilactobacillus ginsenosidimutans:
- the phnX gene encoding phosphonoacetaldehyde hydrolase: MIEAVIFDWAGTTVDYGSLAPVVAFKAAFNTKSIYPTDEEIRQFMGMSKWDHIGEMLQLPTIRQQWEDEYGELPTEDDRKELYTMFESALMAHLVKQTELKPHLLDTIDFLEDSGIQYATTTGYTPEMMDAVQRGASNLGYKPDIVLTSADVNNNGRPAPDMIEKILFELGEIKPEEALKVGDTIVDIEEGRNAGVQTVGIIDGSSLMGLNESDFNNLTEDEREAVRAEVRQQFETVDADYIINDLSELPEVIKSLNQLKEM; this comes from the coding sequence ATGATTGAAGCTGTAATTTTTGATTGGGCCGGAACTACTGTCGATTATGGTAGTTTGGCACCAGTGGTAGCTTTCAAAGCTGCATTTAACACTAAAAGCATTTACCCAACTGATGAAGAGATTCGTCAATTTATGGGGATGTCTAAGTGGGATCATATTGGAGAAATGTTGCAATTGCCAACAATTCGCCAACAATGGGAAGATGAGTACGGTGAACTTCCCACTGAAGATGATCGTAAAGAATTATACACAATGTTCGAGTCTGCATTGATGGCACATTTGGTTAAGCAAACTGAATTGAAGCCACATTTATTGGACACAATTGATTTTCTTGAAGATTCAGGAATTCAATATGCAACCACGACAGGTTATACACCTGAAATGATGGATGCCGTTCAACGTGGAGCAAGCAATCTTGGCTACAAACCTGATATTGTGTTGACGTCTGCTGATGTAAATAATAATGGTCGTCCAGCACCTGACATGATTGAAAAAATTCTTTTTGAACTTGGAGAAATCAAGCCAGAGGAAGCACTTAAAGTTGGAGACACAATTGTTGATATCGAAGAAGGTCGCAATGCCGGCGTTCAAACTGTTGGAATTATCGATGGTAGTAGCTTGATGGGACTTAACGAATCAGACTTCAACAATTTAACTGAAGATGAACGTGAAGCTGTCCGTGCAGAGGTTCGTCAACAATTTGAAACTGTTGATGCAGATTATATAATTAATGATCTTTCAGAATTACCAGAAGTTATCAAGAGTTTAAATCAACTAAAGGAAATGTAA
- the rplM gene encoding 50S ribosomal protein L13, translating to MRTTPLAKASEVERKWYVVDATDVVLGRISSVVAAILRGKNKPTYTPNVDTGDNVIIINAEKVKLTGKKAKNKIYYSHSDHPGGLKSISAGEKRDKTPERLIEDSIRGMLPHNSLGRQQILKLHVYAGSEHKNQAQNPEALDINKLI from the coding sequence ATGCGTACAACACCATTAGCAAAAGCAAGTGAAGTTGAACGTAAATGGTATGTAGTTGATGCAACTGACGTTGTTCTTGGTAGAATTTCATCAGTTGTTGCTGCTATTCTTAGAGGTAAGAACAAGCCAACTTACACACCTAACGTTGATACAGGTGATAATGTTATTATCATCAATGCAGAAAAAGTTAAATTAACAGGTAAGAAAGCTAAGAATAAGATCTATTATTCTCATTCAGACCACCCAGGTGGGTTGAAGAGTATTAGTGCTGGTGAAAAGAGAGACAAGACACCAGAACGTTTGATCGAAGATTCAATTCGTGGTATGTTGCCACATAACAGTCTTGGCCGTCAACAAATTTTGAAGTTGCATGTTTATGCAGGTTCAGAACACAAGAACCAAGCACAAAATCCAGAAGCATTGGATATCAACAAACTAATCTAA
- a CDS encoding energy-coupling factor transporter ATPase codes for MQIEFKHVTHSYESSNPMSGLGLSDVSCTIEDGAFTAIVGKTGSGKSTLVRHINALLKPTSGSLIVGDREITPETDNKNLKPLRKNVGMVFQFPESQLFEDTVEKDIMFGPKNFGVSEEDAKIAANKMIDVVGLGKDYLQQSPFDLSGGQMRRVAIAGVLASNPETIILDEPTAGLDPVGRKEIMDLFKQQQAQGKTILLITHNMDDVANYAEKMIVMHDASIVASGTPTEIFNNKELLEKKYISLPQSAMFARKLQDKNFRFDKLPITISELTAEIKNQINGD; via the coding sequence ATGCAAATTGAATTCAAACATGTAACTCATTCATATGAATCTAGTAATCCAATGTCTGGACTGGGATTATCCGATGTTTCTTGTACCATTGAAGATGGAGCGTTTACCGCTATTGTTGGAAAAACAGGTAGTGGAAAATCAACATTGGTGCGTCACATTAACGCTTTACTCAAACCAACCAGTGGGTCATTAATCGTTGGTGATAGAGAAATTACGCCGGAAACTGATAACAAGAATCTGAAACCACTTCGGAAAAATGTTGGAATGGTTTTTCAATTCCCGGAAAGTCAGTTATTTGAAGATACAGTTGAAAAAGATATTATGTTTGGACCGAAAAATTTTGGTGTCTCTGAAGAAGATGCTAAGATAGCTGCAAATAAAATGATTGATGTTGTTGGTCTTGGAAAAGATTACCTTCAACAGTCACCATTTGATCTGTCAGGTGGGCAAATGAGACGTGTTGCAATTGCGGGTGTCCTTGCTAGTAATCCTGAGACTATAATTTTGGATGAACCCACAGCCGGGTTAGATCCCGTTGGTCGAAAAGAGATTATGGACCTGTTTAAGCAACAACAGGCACAAGGTAAGACAATTCTCCTGATTACACACAACATGGATGACGTGGCAAACTATGCAGAGAAAATGATAGTTATGCATGATGCAAGCATAGTTGCTTCCGGAACACCAACCGAAATTTTTAATAATAAAGAATTGCTTGAGAAAAAATATATCAGTTTACCACAAAGCGCGATGTTTGCTCGGAAACTACAAGACAAAAATTTCCGATTTGATAAGCTACCAATTACTATCAGTGAATTGACTGCTGAAATAAAAAACCAAATTAATGGTGATTAA
- a CDS encoding phosphate/phosphite/phosphonate ABC transporter substrate-binding protein yields the protein MVFMKKGRFLTICLGVMLMALLGGTLAGCSGKSSSANGGSDSKKISIVFYPNESAKDYLASRNELKAKLEKATGKKVEIKTTTDYNVAIEAIASGKAQLAFMGADGYIKARGLNKAVEPLLTESGPDGTFKGASYRSYLMVPEKEADSYKKDGKFNIEGIKGKKISFVSSSSTSGFAVPTYEIQKAFKLKNKDSFTEGGKFFSKVLYGNSHPGSAVNLLKGDVDVAAFDDIDLTPFMKVTSGDYGEAGAKFTVRDDAAAPFTDFHGKSVVSISVLPVQNGPLAVNTKALGEKDRKAIQDLFTSEEVSNDAKLFAKDGSKQAALFHKKGPKSQLLKVDDNWYKPTHELIGK from the coding sequence ATGGTTTTTATGAAAAAAGGGCGGTTTTTAACGATTTGTTTAGGGGTAATGTTGATGGCCTTATTAGGTGGAACATTAGCCGGATGCTCAGGAAAGAGTAGTTCAGCAAATGGTGGTAGTGATTCAAAGAAGATTTCAATTGTATTTTACCCAAATGAATCAGCAAAAGACTACTTAGCTTCACGTAATGAATTAAAAGCTAAATTAGAAAAAGCTACTGGTAAGAAAGTTGAAATTAAAACAACTACAGATTATAACGTAGCTATCGAAGCAATCGCTTCAGGTAAAGCTCAATTAGCATTTATGGGTGCTGATGGATATATCAAGGCTCGTGGCTTAAACAAAGCTGTTGAACCATTACTTACAGAATCTGGTCCAGATGGTACATTCAAGGGTGCTTCATATCGTTCATACTTGATGGTTCCTGAAAAGGAAGCTGACAGTTACAAGAAAGATGGTAAGTTCAATATTGAAGGTATCAAAGGTAAGAAGATTTCATTCGTTTCATCAAGTTCAACTTCAGGTTTCGCAGTTCCAACATATGAAATTCAAAAAGCATTTAAGTTGAAGAACAAAGATTCATTCACAGAGGGTGGCAAGTTCTTCAGTAAAGTTCTTTATGGTAACTCACATCCAGGTTCAGCAGTTAACTTGTTGAAGGGTGACGTAGACGTTGCAGCATTCGATGATATTGATTTAACACCATTCATGAAAGTTACTTCTGGTGACTATGGTGAAGCCGGTGCCAAGTTCACAGTTCGTGACGATGCAGCTGCTCCATTCACAGATTTCCATGGTAAGAGTGTTGTAAGTATCTCAGTTCTTCCAGTTCAAAATGGTCCTCTAGCAGTTAATACAAAAGCACTTGGCGAAAAAGATCGTAAAGCTATCCAAGATCTATTTACTTCAGAAGAAGTATCTAACGATGCTAAGTTATTTGCTAAAGATGGTTCAAAACAAGCAGCATTGTTCCACAAGAAGGGTCCTAAGTCACAACTTCTTAAAGTTGACGACAACTGGTACAAACCAACTCACGAATTAATCGGTAAATAG
- a CDS encoding PhnE/PtxC family ABC transporter permease codes for MISREGSKPIIQKPSFNRDPQPKKIKLRKTSASTWMINSVFIGLILITIYSLTHLNTENVKLGEAFKGLMMTFEQMFVQPNAGSDGFMVLLEALGVSVLLAILTTIIGAVVGFFLAVLASRNLTNAYLGAGIRAVMAIVRAIPTILWALIFSIAVGLGPTAAILGLSFHSVAYLTKAYSESIEEIDPAIIDALKVTGCKFWTIVFQAVWPTIIPSLVSWTFIRLEINFANAVAVGAAAGAGGIGYQLFVTSGLSFDFHEVGYIVYMVIFTTMILEFVAVKIRQHYLAK; via the coding sequence ATGATTTCAAGAGAAGGCTCAAAGCCAATCATTCAAAAACCTTCATTTAATAGAGATCCTCAACCAAAAAAAATTAAGCTTCGTAAAACTTCTGCATCCACGTGGATGATTAACTCAGTTTTCATTGGCTTGATTCTAATTACAATTTATAGTTTGACACATCTCAACACTGAAAACGTTAAGTTGGGAGAAGCTTTCAAGGGTCTCATGATGACTTTTGAGCAAATGTTTGTACAACCAAATGCTGGTTCAGATGGATTTATGGTATTACTTGAAGCTTTAGGTGTCAGTGTATTACTAGCAATTTTGACGACAATTATTGGTGCAGTCGTCGGTTTCTTCCTAGCTGTTCTAGCTTCGAGAAACTTAACAAATGCATACTTAGGTGCGGGGATTAGAGCAGTCATGGCGATTGTTCGTGCAATTCCAACAATCCTTTGGGCATTGATTTTCTCAATTGCTGTTGGATTAGGTCCAACTGCAGCAATCCTCGGACTTAGTTTTCATAGTGTTGCATATTTAACTAAAGCGTATTCTGAAAGTATTGAAGAAATCGATCCAGCAATAATCGATGCGCTTAAAGTTACCGGATGTAAATTCTGGACAATTGTTTTCCAAGCTGTTTGGCCAACTATTATTCCTTCACTCGTTTCTTGGACATTCATCCGTTTGGAAATCAATTTTGCGAATGCAGTTGCCGTTGGAGCCGCTGCAGGTGCTGGTGGAATTGGATATCAACTATTTGTTACAAGTGGTTTGAGTTTCGATTTCCATGAAGTAGGATACATCGTATATATGGTAATCTTCACAACTATGATTTTGGAATTTGTTGCTGTTAAGATTAGACAACATTATTTGGCAAAGTAA
- the phnC gene encoding phosphonate ABC transporter ATP-binding protein, with translation MLEVKNLAKSYQKDKPALTDISFKIDPGNFVAIIGPSGAGKTTILRSLNQLIKDDDGEILLDGEDIRSANKKELRKLRRQIGMIFQNYNLVERLTVLENVLHGRLGYKSTLAGVMGHYTEDEKKEALDLLDKVGLSEFALQRCSELSGGQKQRVGIARALIQHPKVILCDEPIASLDPASAQNVMKLLKQLTDEYNIICIANLHQIDLAKQHADQIIGIRHGEMIFNDSADKLDQAAIAELYGAAAAKELA, from the coding sequence ATGCTGGAAGTAAAAAACTTAGCGAAGAGTTACCAAAAGGATAAACCAGCTTTGACTGATATTTCTTTTAAAATTGATCCAGGTAATTTTGTAGCAATCATTGGCCCATCAGGGGCAGGTAAAACTACAATTCTTAGAAGCTTGAATCAACTTATCAAGGATGATGATGGTGAGATTCTTCTTGACGGTGAAGATATTCGTTCGGCAAATAAGAAGGAATTGAGAAAATTACGTCGTCAAATTGGAATGATTTTCCAAAACTACAATCTTGTTGAAAGATTAACTGTTCTAGAAAACGTTCTTCATGGTCGACTCGGATATAAGTCAACACTTGCAGGCGTAATGGGTCACTATACTGAAGATGAAAAGAAAGAAGCATTGGATCTTCTTGACAAAGTTGGTCTATCAGAATTTGCGCTTCAACGTTGTTCTGAATTAAGTGGTGGTCAAAAGCAAAGAGTAGGTATCGCCAGAGCATTGATTCAACATCCAAAGGTTATCCTTTGTGATGAACCAATTGCATCCCTGGATCCTGCTTCAGCACAAAATGTAATGAAGTTACTTAAACAGTTGACTGACGAATATAACATTATTTGTATTGCTAACTTGCATCAAATTGATTTGGCAAAACAACACGCTGATCAAATTATTGGTATTCGTCACGGTGAAATGATTTTTAATGATTCAGCGGACAAGTTAGATCAAGCAGCAATTGCTGAGCTTTATGGAGCAGCTGCAGCTAAGGAGCTAGCTTAA
- the rpsI gene encoding 30S ribosomal protein S9: MADVFYAGTGRRKDSVARVRLVPGNGKITINKRDVNDYIPFDNLIADMKQPLDITETGANYDVIANVNGGGFSGQAGAIRHGIARALLNVDPDFRSALKSAGLLTRDPRMKERKKPGLKKARKASQFSKR, encoded by the coding sequence TTGGCAGATGTATTTTATGCTGGAACAGGCCGTCGCAAAGACTCAGTTGCGCGTGTTCGATTAGTTCCAGGAAACGGTAAGATTACTATTAACAAGAGAGATGTCAATGACTATATTCCTTTTGACAATTTGATTGCTGATATGAAACAACCTTTGGATATTACTGAAACAGGCGCAAACTATGACGTTATTGCTAACGTTAATGGTGGCGGTTTTTCAGGACAAGCTGGAGCAATCAGACATGGTATTGCAAGAGCACTTCTAAATGTCGACCCTGACTTTAGATCAGCACTTAAGAGTGCTGGACTCTTAACACGTGACCCTCGTATGAAGGAACGTAAGAAACCAGGTCTTAAGAAAGCTCGTAAGGCTTCACAATTCTCAAAACGTTAA
- a CDS encoding metallophosphoesterase, which produces MQTILVGDIHLKSRIMLPMVEKAVNEHGAKQIILMGDYLDDYDCEHNPQLYLDELNYLIGWKKKMESADIKVIPLLGNHDAPYLTGELKNYSLHENFYMLPNNQDISEVISQKLIELGIQISFQLDDFLVSHAGYIRGSKPKRWHHRKLTLDEKDIRWVSEIASQEGSRGGLGPTGSVIWADFSDLIKLPSIDVTNQIVAHTPQSKIIFEYEREVHYQLVDIDTFSLKPIEEYPYVEYIGNGELLLYNNGELSAIGTDWRNKDILENLYQQRQQD; this is translated from the coding sequence ATGCAAACTATCTTAGTTGGTGATATTCATTTAAAATCAAGAATTATGTTACCTATGGTCGAAAAGGCTGTGAATGAGCACGGGGCAAAACAGATTATTCTAATGGGAGACTATTTAGATGATTATGATTGTGAGCATAATCCACAATTATATTTAGACGAGTTGAATTATTTGATTGGGTGGAAAAAGAAGATGGAATCTGCTGATATCAAAGTAATTCCGTTGCTAGGAAATCATGATGCACCTTACCTAACGGGTGAATTAAAAAATTATTCATTGCACGAAAACTTCTATATGTTGCCAAATAATCAGGATATATCTGAGGTTATTTCTCAAAAGCTCATAGAGTTGGGTATTCAAATATCATTTCAACTAGATGATTTCTTGGTATCACATGCCGGATATATTCGAGGAAGTAAGCCCAAAAGATGGCATCACAGGAAATTAACTTTAGATGAAAAAGATATTCGTTGGGTCAGTGAAATAGCTAGCCAAGAGGGTTCAAGAGGTGGCCTTGGTCCGACTGGTAGTGTCATTTGGGCGGACTTCAGCGACTTAATCAAATTACCGTCAATCGATGTCACAAATCAAATTGTGGCACACACTCCACAAAGCAAAATTATTTTTGAATATGAACGTGAAGTTCATTATCAATTAGTTGATATCGACACTTTTAGTTTGAAACCTATAGAGGAATATCCATACGTTGAATATATAGGGAATGGAGAACTTCTTCTGTATAATAATGGTGAATTAAGTGCTATTGGTACTGATTGGAGAAACAAAGATATTTTAGAAAACTTATACCAGCAGAGACAACAGGATTAA
- the phnW gene encoding 2-aminoethylphosphonate--pyruvate transaminase — MENDYLLLTPGPLTTSETVKKAMNKDYCTWDDDYKIITESIRSSLLKIAQVDPANYTAVPIQGSGTYGVESVISSVMPEDGTLLIAMNGAYGERIAQMADVYGINHVDLKVDEQQPVTAELVKAEIEAHPEITHFAMIHCETTTGILNPIEEIIPWVKAQGVVTIVDAMSSFGGIPINVQELEIDFLISSTNKCIQGVPGFAFVIANKLILKGTKGNARTLSLDLYDQYSEMEKNHGKWRFTSPTHVVHAFAQALTELEVEGGVEKRHLRYCENQRKLSQGMDKLGFKQLIDDEFQSPIITSFRYPTDDFDFSEFYQKLKTAGFVIYPGKISMVPTFRIGNIGEVYDKDIDSLLGAIAKISNATV; from the coding sequence ATGGAAAATGATTACTTATTACTAACACCAGGACCACTTACTACTAGTGAAACTGTGAAAAAAGCTATGAACAAGGATTATTGTACTTGGGATGACGATTATAAGATTATTACTGAATCGATTCGTTCATCATTGCTAAAGATTGCTCAAGTTGATCCTGCTAATTACACAGCTGTTCCTATCCAAGGTAGTGGAACATATGGAGTAGAATCTGTAATTAGTTCTGTGATGCCTGAAGATGGAACTTTACTTATTGCAATGAATGGTGCATATGGTGAAAGAATCGCTCAAATGGCAGATGTTTATGGTATTAATCATGTTGATTTGAAAGTGGATGAACAACAACCAGTTACTGCTGAATTAGTAAAAGCAGAAATTGAGGCTCATCCTGAAATCACCCATTTTGCAATGATCCATTGTGAAACTACGACTGGTATTTTGAATCCAATTGAAGAAATTATTCCTTGGGTTAAAGCTCAAGGTGTTGTAACTATTGTTGATGCTATGAGTAGTTTTGGCGGTATTCCTATCAACGTTCAAGAGTTAGAAATTGATTTCTTGATTAGTAGTACTAACAAATGTATTCAAGGTGTACCTGGCTTTGCGTTTGTGATTGCTAATAAGTTGATTCTGAAGGGTACTAAGGGGAATGCTCGTACACTTTCATTAGATTTGTATGATCAATATAGCGAAATGGAAAAGAACCATGGTAAGTGGCGCTTTACATCTCCAACTCATGTGGTTCATGCTTTTGCCCAAGCTTTGACCGAATTAGAGGTTGAGGGTGGGGTTGAAAAGAGACATCTTCGTTATTGTGAGAACCAACGTAAATTATCACAAGGAATGGATAAACTTGGTTTTAAACAGTTGATTGATGATGAATTTCAATCACCAATAATTACTTCATTTAGATATCCTACTGATGATTTTGATTTCTCTGAATTTTATCAAAAATTAAAAACGGCAGGGTTTGTAATTTATCCTGGTAAAATTTCAATGGTTCCTACTTTCCGTATTGGTAACATTGGGGAAGTATACGACAAAGATATCGATTCATTATTAGGTGCAATCGCAAAGATT
- the truA gene encoding tRNA pseudouridine(38-40) synthase TruA, which translates to MTNYKLTIAYDGSNFHGFQRQPDQRTVQGILEKVLSKMTKGKHVEVLGSGRTDAGVHAFGQVVSFQYPGNIPADSMLKAVNSLLPLDVITKKSEIVADDFHARFGVKKKTYSYRVDCGHYTDPFKRFYTGHYPYSLDVHKIEDAIVDLIGEHDFTSFAASGGVIENKVRTIYDANVKYLEDSNELVFEFTGNGFLYNMVRILVATLLEIGNGRRPVHDFQRLFEVKDRQEARGTAPASGLYLKEVFY; encoded by the coding sequence ATGACAAACTATAAATTGACTATTGCCTATGATGGTTCAAACTTTCATGGCTTTCAAAGACAGCCAGATCAGAGAACAGTTCAAGGCATTTTAGAAAAAGTTTTATCCAAGATGACTAAAGGTAAACATGTCGAGGTACTTGGTTCAGGTAGAACTGATGCGGGTGTGCATGCTTTTGGACAAGTTGTTTCGTTTCAGTATCCAGGTAATATTCCTGCCGATAGCATGCTAAAAGCTGTGAACTCTTTATTGCCACTGGATGTAATAACAAAAAAATCAGAAATAGTCGCGGATGACTTTCATGCCAGATTTGGTGTTAAAAAGAAAACGTACTCTTATAGAGTAGACTGTGGTCATTACACTGATCCGTTTAAGCGATTTTATACAGGACATTATCCGTACTCACTCGATGTTCATAAGATAGAGGATGCAATCGTTGACCTCATTGGAGAACATGATTTCACAAGTTTTGCTGCATCTGGTGGGGTTATTGAGAATAAGGTTCGTACCATCTATGATGCAAATGTTAAGTATTTAGAAGATAGTAATGAATTAGTATTCGAGTTTACAGGTAACGGGTTTTTATACAATATGGTGAGAATATTAGTTGCCACGTTATTAGAAATAGGTAACGGTCGACGTCCAGTACATGATTTTCAACGGTTATTTGAAGTAAAAGATCGTCAAGAAGCCCGTGGAACAGCACCTGCTAGTGGGCTATATTTAAAAGAAGTTTTTTATTGA
- a CDS encoding SOS response-associated peptidase family protein, giving the protein MCGRFMFEPEQNPEVYRIYNLALGNGYHPKTGEIFPTDETALIVAGEKQVKVVGMKWGFPGFKPGQNLINARSETVRQKPMFADSFNKRRCVYPTTGFFEWSEDKTKFRFNFDNKPTTLFIGGCFNYFNEVPQSILFTTKPNESMIKIHDRMPLILAKDQINRWIYDDNFAEKMLSADMPMLDSQEN; this is encoded by the coding sequence ATGTGTGGTCGATTCATGTTTGAACCAGAACAAAATCCTGAGGTTTATCGCATTTACAATTTAGCATTAGGCAATGGATATCATCCAAAGACTGGTGAAATTTTTCCCACAGATGAAACAGCATTGATAGTTGCTGGTGAAAAACAAGTTAAGGTTGTAGGTATGAAGTGGGGATTCCCTGGATTTAAACCTGGGCAGAATTTAATAAATGCTCGATCTGAAACAGTTAGACAAAAGCCTATGTTTGCCGATTCGTTTAATAAACGAAGGTGTGTTTATCCCACAACAGGTTTCTTTGAGTGGTCGGAGGATAAGACAAAATTCAGATTTAATTTTGACAATAAACCTACTACTTTGTTTATTGGTGGATGCTTCAATTACTTCAATGAGGTTCCTCAGAGCATTTTATTTACTACTAAACCAAATGAATCAATGATAAAGATACATGATCGTATGCCACTTATTTTGGCTAAGGATCAGATTAATCGTTGGATTTATGATGACAATTTTGCTGAAAAAATGCTTAGTGCGGATATGCCTATGCTTGATTCTCAAGAAAATTAA
- a CDS encoding energy-coupling factor transporter transmembrane component T family protein: MDKLIIGRYLPGESLIYRLDPRLKFLITFYFIGIVFLANNVASYAFLLVFVLFAVYVSKVNLSFFIKGLRPMFWLILFTVALQAFFTPSSHPIWHWAFLTLSKEGLVIAAYIFMRFVLIIFISTLLTLTTTPIEISDSIESILKPLKVVKFPVTQVALMLSIALRFVPLLIDETTKIMDAQRARGVDFGEGGLIKRIKSFVPILIPLFVSSFSIAYDLAIAMESRGYKDGEGRSKYRVLKWSRRDNLTILFMVVITIILLLLRSYK; encoded by the coding sequence ATGGACAAATTAATAATAGGACGGTATTTACCTGGGGAATCATTGATTTATCGGCTTGATCCTCGGTTAAAATTCTTAATTACATTTTACTTCATAGGAATAGTCTTTCTTGCTAACAATGTGGCTTCGTATGCCTTCTTGCTAGTATTTGTACTGTTCGCAGTTTATGTTTCAAAAGTTAATTTGTCGTTCTTCATCAAAGGACTACGGCCAATGTTTTGGCTGATTCTATTTACAGTCGCGTTACAGGCGTTCTTCACGCCCAGCAGTCATCCAATTTGGCATTGGGCATTCTTAACGTTGTCAAAAGAAGGTTTGGTAATTGCTGCATACATCTTTATGCGTTTCGTCTTAATCATTTTTATCTCCACCTTGTTAACATTAACAACCACACCTATCGAAATATCCGATTCAATCGAGAGCATTCTCAAGCCTTTGAAGGTTGTAAAGTTCCCAGTAACACAGGTAGCTTTAATGTTGTCGATTGCATTAAGATTCGTGCCGTTGTTAATAGATGAGACGACCAAAATAATGGATGCACAGCGTGCACGTGGTGTCGACTTCGGCGAAGGTGGACTAATCAAACGAATCAAGTCGTTCGTACCTATTTTGATTCCACTTTTCGTAAGTAGTTTTTCAATTGCCTATGATTTGGCCATAGCCATGGAGTCACGTGGTTATAAAGACGGCGAGGGCAGAAGTAAGTACCGTGTACTAAAGTGGTCCAGACGCGATAATTTGACCATATTATTCATGGTCGTCATCACAATAATTTTATTATTGCTACGGAGCTACAAATGA
- a CDS encoding ABC transporter permease subunit: MNQQKLSATHYLGKKRLMQTGVIAIIGAIYVVGCFILQFDTFEGALSIPKAFSWLLINFQPTQNSMSYLPQIMTKLFETVLMSIASVVVAGIIAIFFAIVGSKATGINKFTQILVRGIASFFRNIPLVAWAMILLFSFKQSNFTGFLALLLMTVGFLMRAFMEIIEDEAGEAMLALKATGASYFQVIFQAVIPQIIPSLISWILYMIENNVRDATLVGILTGTGIGFIFDLYYKSFRFDAAGMTVLAIIVVVIVLETLSNQIRKVIL, encoded by the coding sequence ATGAATCAACAAAAATTAAGTGCAACACATTACCTTGGCAAAAAGAGATTGATGCAAACTGGTGTAATAGCAATTATCGGGGCTATTTACGTTGTAGGATGTTTCATTTTACAATTTGATACATTTGAAGGAGCATTGTCTATTCCCAAGGCATTCTCCTGGTTGTTAATTAATTTCCAACCAACTCAAAATTCAATGTCGTACTTGCCACAAATAATGACAAAGTTGTTTGAAACTGTTTTGATGTCAATTGCATCAGTCGTTGTAGCCGGAATTATTGCAATTTTCTTTGCAATCGTTGGCTCTAAAGCAACTGGTATTAATAAGTTTACTCAAATACTAGTACGTGGTATTGCATCGTTCTTTAGAAATATTCCTTTAGTTGCTTGGGCAATGATCTTATTGTTCTCATTTAAACAAAGCAACTTTACTGGTTTTCTAGCTTTATTATTAATGACTGTTGGTTTTCTAATGCGTGCATTTATGGAAATTATTGAGGATGAAGCAGGTGAAGCTATGCTTGCTTTAAAAGCTACTGGAGCAAGCTATTTCCAGGTTATTTTCCAAGCTGTTATTCCTCAAATAATTCCAAGTTTAATTAGTTGGATTCTCTACATGATCGAAAATAACGTTCGTGATGCAACGCTTGTAGGTATTTTGACTGGTACAGGAATTGGATTTATCTTCGATTTGTATTATAAGAGTTTCCGATTTGATGCAGCAGGGATGACTGTTCTTGCAATCATTGTTGTTGTAATCGTACTAGAAACACTATCGAATCAAATCAGAAAGGTGATCTTATGA